In Streptomyces hawaiiensis, one genomic interval encodes:
- a CDS encoding NAD(P)H-dependent flavin oxidoreductase yields the protein MQTELSQTLGIEHAVFGFTPFPAVAAAISRAGGFGVLGAVRYTAPDELKRDLDWIEAHVDGRPYGLDVVMPAKKVEGVTEADVEAMIPEGHRQFVRDTLAQHGVPELAEGEASGWRITGWMEQVARSQLDVAFDYPIRLLANALGSPPADVIARAHDQDVLVAALAGSARHARKHRDAGIDIVVAQGYEAGGHTGEIASMVLTPEVVDAVAPLPVLAAGGIGSGQQVAAALTLGAQGVWLGSLWLTTTEADLHSPALTRKLLAAGSGDTVRSRALTGKPARQLRTDWTDAWDDPDGPGTLPMPLQGLLVAEAVSRIQKYEVDPLLGTPVGQIVGRMTSERSVQAVFDDLTRGFEQAVDRVNRIAGRSGQS from the coding sequence ATGCAGACGGAGCTGAGCCAGACACTGGGAATCGAGCACGCCGTCTTCGGCTTCACGCCGTTCCCCGCCGTCGCCGCGGCCATCAGCCGGGCCGGCGGCTTCGGCGTGCTCGGCGCGGTCCGCTACACCGCCCCCGACGAGCTCAAACGCGACCTGGACTGGATCGAGGCGCATGTCGACGGCCGTCCGTACGGCCTGGACGTCGTGATGCCGGCGAAGAAGGTCGAAGGCGTCACCGAGGCCGACGTCGAGGCGATGATCCCCGAGGGACACCGGCAGTTCGTCCGGGACACCCTCGCCCAGCACGGCGTGCCCGAGCTCGCCGAGGGCGAGGCGTCCGGCTGGCGCATCACCGGCTGGATGGAGCAGGTCGCCCGCAGCCAGCTCGACGTCGCCTTCGACTACCCGATCCGGCTCCTCGCCAACGCCCTCGGCTCCCCGCCCGCCGACGTCATCGCCCGCGCCCATGACCAGGACGTCCTGGTCGCCGCACTCGCGGGCAGCGCCCGGCACGCCCGCAAGCACCGGGACGCGGGCATCGACATCGTGGTGGCGCAGGGCTACGAGGCGGGCGGCCACACGGGCGAGATCGCCTCCATGGTGCTCACCCCCGAGGTCGTCGACGCCGTCGCCCCGCTGCCCGTGCTGGCCGCCGGCGGCATCGGCAGCGGACAGCAGGTGGCCGCCGCGCTCACCCTCGGCGCCCAGGGTGTGTGGCTGGGCTCCCTGTGGCTGACCACCACAGAGGCGGACCTCCACTCGCCCGCCCTGACCCGCAAGCTGCTCGCGGCCGGCTCCGGCGACACCGTCCGCTCCCGCGCGCTGACCGGCAAGCCCGCACGCCAGTTGCGCACCGACTGGACCGACGCCTGGGACGACCCGGACGGGCCCGGCACTCTCCCCATGCCGCTGCAAGGGCTGCTGGTCGCCGAGGCCGTCTCGCGGATCCAGAAGTACGAGGTCGACCCGCTGCTCGGTACCCCGGTCGGCCAGATCGTCGGCCGGATGACCAGCGAACGCAGTGTCCAGGCCGTCTTCGACGACCTCACCCGCGGCTTCGAACAGGCCGTGGACCGCGTCAACCGCATCGCCGGAAGGAGCGGACAGTCGTGA
- a CDS encoding serine hydrolase, with amino-acid sequence MALGGALALASLPAGPAPAATGHRPTLRHGSAARAGLLPAHLRQLVTDAEAFLGPSPEHPWYAGAVLLAGRGGTVALHRPIGMAVRYRAYDEKTDTGIEFPPGEQIPMAGDTVFDLASVSKLFTSILAVQQMERGALELEAKVASYLPDFARAGKQDITLRQLLTHTSGFRAWIPLYSAPTHEEKLQLIWNEAPVSAPGTAYLYSDLNLISLQLVLERITGRTLDTLLRDEITVPLGLRRTRYNPPASWRPKIAATEDARPPWSGLDRGLVWGEVHDENAFSLGGVAGHAGVFSDAWDLAVLGRTLLNGGVYGRSRILSPESVGLMFTDCNTAFPGDEHGLGFELYQHWYMGAMATPRTAGHTGFTGTSLVLDPTTDSFLVVLGNSVHPVRSWRSGSAPRVAAANNMARAVPVRPARGHTAWFSGTALSTTATLALPALDTSAGRVRLRCALWWDTEPKADVLALEASADGGTSWQPVPFTTSRRGQDPEPHPSGSVTGWSGRVWHRLTADVPAARELALRWRYATDRLYVGRGCYVDQLRVEAAGDVLFDERRPADAARLRTVGWTRAAG; translated from the coding sequence ATGGCCCTGGGCGGTGCGCTCGCCCTCGCCTCGCTGCCCGCCGGGCCCGCCCCGGCGGCGACCGGCCACCGCCCCACCCTGCGGCACGGTTCCGCCGCACGCGCCGGACTGCTCCCCGCCCACCTGCGGCAACTCGTCACCGACGCGGAGGCGTTCCTCGGCCCCTCCCCCGAGCACCCCTGGTACGCGGGCGCCGTCCTGCTCGCCGGACGCGGCGGTACGGTCGCCCTGCACCGGCCCATCGGCATGGCGGTGCGCTACCGGGCCTACGACGAGAAGACCGACACCGGCATCGAGTTCCCGCCCGGCGAGCAGATCCCGATGGCCGGTGACACCGTGTTCGACCTGGCGTCGGTGTCGAAGCTGTTCACCTCGATCCTCGCGGTGCAGCAGATGGAACGGGGCGCACTGGAGCTGGAGGCGAAAGTCGCCTCGTACCTGCCGGACTTCGCACGCGCGGGCAAACAGGACATCACGCTCCGCCAGCTCCTCACCCACACCTCGGGGTTCCGTGCCTGGATCCCGCTGTACAGCGCGCCGACCCACGAGGAGAAGCTCCAGCTCATCTGGAACGAGGCGCCGGTCAGCGCGCCCGGCACGGCGTACCTGTACTCGGACCTGAACCTCATCTCGCTCCAGCTCGTGCTGGAACGGATCACGGGCCGCACCCTGGACACCCTCCTGCGCGACGAGATCACCGTGCCGCTCGGCCTGCGCCGCACCCGCTACAACCCGCCCGCGTCCTGGCGGCCGAAGATCGCGGCCACGGAGGACGCGCGCCCGCCGTGGTCCGGGCTCGACCGGGGCCTGGTGTGGGGCGAGGTGCACGACGAGAACGCCTTCAGCCTGGGCGGTGTCGCGGGCCACGCGGGCGTGTTCTCCGACGCGTGGGACCTCGCGGTCCTCGGCCGTACGCTGCTCAACGGCGGTGTCTACGGGCGGTCCAGGATTTTGTCGCCGGAGTCGGTGGGGCTGATGTTCACCGACTGCAACACCGCCTTCCCCGGGGACGAGCACGGCCTCGGCTTCGAGCTCTACCAGCACTGGTACATGGGCGCGATGGCCACGCCGCGCACGGCCGGGCACACCGGTTTCACGGGCACCTCGCTGGTGCTCGACCCGACGACCGACTCCTTTCTCGTCGTTCTCGGCAACTCGGTGCATCCCGTACGGAGTTGGCGTTCGGGGTCCGCGCCCAGGGTCGCCGCCGCGAACAACATGGCACGGGCCGTGCCGGTCCGGCCGGCGCGGGGACACACGGCCTGGTTCTCCGGGACGGCGCTCTCCACGACGGCGACCCTGGCGCTTCCCGCGCTCGACACGTCCGCCGGCCGGGTGCGGCTGCGCTGCGCGCTGTGGTGGGACACCGAGCCCAAGGCCGACGTGCTGGCCCTGGAGGCCTCGGCCGACGGCGGCACCAGCTGGCAGCCCGTGCCCTTCACGACGTCCCGCCGCGGTCAGGACCCCGAGCCGCACCCGTCGGGCTCGGTGACCGGCTGGTCTGGCCGCGTCTGGCACCGGCTCACCGCGGACGTCCCCGCCGCGCGGGAGCTGGCCCTGCGCTGGCGGTACGCGACGGACCGGCTGTACGTCGGCCGCGGTTGCTACGTGGACCAACTGCGTGTGGAAGCCGCCGGGGACGTCCTGTTCGACGAGAGACGCCCCGCGGACGCGGCGCGCCTGCGGACCGTGGGGTGGACGCGAGCGGCCGGCTGA
- a CDS encoding acyl-CoA synthetase, with amino-acid sequence MSTPPVGFWAQATENPGRTVLVAPDGEEWTAGRLHAAANRLVHGLRAAGLEHGDTFAVVLPNGVEFLTAYLAASQAGFYLVPVNHHLVGPEIAWIVSDSGAKVLLAHERFADAARHAAGEADLPGTHRYAVGTVEGFRPYAELLEGQPESPPGDRTLGWVMNYTSGTTGRPRGIRRPLPGKPPEEAYLGGFLGIFGIRPFDGNVHLVCSPLYHTAVLQFAGASLHIGHRLVLMDKWTPQEMLRLIDAHRCTHTHMVPTQFHRLLALPDEVKDRHDVSSMRHAIHGAAPCPDHVKRAMLDWWGPCVEEYYAASEGGGAFATAEDWLKKPGTVGKAWPISELAIFDDDGNRLPPGELGTVYMKMNTGGFSYHKDEAKTRKNRIGDFFTVGDLGHLDEDGYLFLRDRKIDLIISGGVNIYPAEIESALLAHPAVADAAAFGIPHDDWGEEVKAVVEPATGHRPGPALAADLLDHCAHRLAGYKRPRTVDFISEMPRDPNGKLYKRRLREPYWEGRTRPV; translated from the coding sequence GTGAGCACACCGCCAGTGGGCTTCTGGGCCCAGGCCACCGAGAACCCCGGCCGCACGGTGCTCGTCGCACCCGACGGCGAGGAGTGGACCGCCGGGCGCCTGCACGCCGCCGCCAACCGGCTCGTGCACGGCCTGCGCGCGGCCGGGCTGGAACACGGCGACACCTTCGCGGTGGTCCTGCCCAACGGCGTCGAGTTCCTCACCGCGTATCTCGCCGCCAGCCAGGCCGGGTTCTACCTCGTCCCCGTCAACCACCACCTGGTCGGCCCGGAGATCGCCTGGATCGTCTCCGACTCCGGCGCCAAGGTGCTCCTCGCCCACGAGCGCTTCGCCGACGCCGCCCGCCACGCCGCAGGCGAGGCAGACCTGCCGGGCACCCACCGGTACGCCGTCGGCACGGTCGAGGGCTTCCGCCCGTACGCCGAACTCCTGGAGGGGCAGCCCGAGTCGCCGCCCGGCGACCGCACCCTCGGCTGGGTCATGAACTACACCTCGGGCACCACCGGCCGCCCCCGCGGCATCCGACGCCCGCTGCCCGGCAAGCCCCCGGAGGAGGCGTACCTCGGCGGCTTCCTCGGTATCTTCGGCATCCGGCCGTTCGACGGCAACGTGCACCTGGTGTGCTCGCCGCTCTACCACACGGCCGTGCTCCAATTCGCGGGCGCTTCTCTGCACATCGGCCACCGGCTGGTCCTCATGGACAAGTGGACGCCCCAGGAGATGCTCCGCCTCATCGACGCCCACCGCTGCACCCACACTCATATGGTCCCCACCCAGTTCCACCGCCTGCTGGCCCTGCCCGACGAGGTGAAGGACCGCCACGACGTCTCCTCCATGCGGCACGCCATCCACGGCGCCGCGCCCTGCCCCGACCATGTGAAACGGGCCATGCTCGACTGGTGGGGGCCCTGTGTCGAGGAGTACTACGCGGCCAGCGAGGGCGGCGGCGCCTTCGCCACCGCCGAGGACTGGCTGAAGAAGCCCGGCACCGTCGGCAAGGCCTGGCCCATCAGCGAGCTCGCGATCTTCGACGACGACGGCAACCGGCTCCCGCCCGGTGAACTCGGCACGGTGTACATGAAGATGAACACCGGCGGCTTCTCGTACCACAAGGACGAGGCCAAGACCCGCAAGAACCGCATCGGCGACTTCTTCACCGTCGGCGACCTCGGCCACCTCGACGAGGACGGCTACCTCTTCCTGCGCGACCGCAAGATCGACCTGATCATCTCCGGCGGCGTCAACATCTACCCGGCCGAGATCGAGTCGGCCCTGCTCGCCCACCCCGCCGTCGCCGACGCCGCCGCCTTCGGCATCCCGCACGACGACTGGGGCGAGGAGGTCAAGGCGGTCGTGGAACCGGCCACCGGGCACCGGCCCGGGCCCGCCCTCGCCGCCGACCTCCTGGACCACTGCGCCCACCGGCTCGCCGGGTACAAACGGCCCAGGACCGTCGACTTCATCTCCGAGATGCCCCGCGACCCCAACGGCAAGCTGTACAAGCGGCGGCTGCGGGAGCCGTACTGGGAGGGCCGGACGCGACCGGTGTGA
- a CDS encoding penicillin acylase family protein produces MRSRLRRLVLGATALFTAASALPAAAATTQQRAEQHPSRDGMSAVIRYTEYGIPHIVAKDHADLGFGTGWAQAADEVCTLADGFVTLRGERSRYFGADAPAGGDLSAARTNLASDLYFRGVRESRTIQKLLAERAPVGPSREVRDMMRGWAAGYNARLKQQKITDPACAGASWVRPVTELDVAARGLAIASISGEGRFVDTITAAQPPTGATAASRAPSARTPGAKAVVKAADELWGDPGMGSNAVAFHGDTTANGRGLLLGNPHYPWDGGRRFWQSQQTIPGELNVSGGSLLGTPAISVGFNAHVAWSHTVSTGIPANFHRLTLDPADPTVYRVDGRPERMKKRTVTVAVKDGTPVTRTQWWTRYGPVVTSLSPQVPLPWTGETAYALHDPNAANLRFPDTSLGFSKARSTADVLASLDRHQGLPWVNTIAADRAGHSLYTQSQVLPRITDELAGRCSTELGRTTYPASGIAILDGSRGDCALGSDPDAVVPGIFGPGRMPTLKDAPYAENSNGTAWMTNADRPLTGYERIFGTVGTQLGLRTRGAIEDVAAMADRGGLTVRDLQQQQFANRVPAGDLAAGDVARACAALPGGTATGGDGKAVDVSEACGVLKAWDRTMDTGSRGALLFDRFWRRLEQAVPADRLWKVPFSAADPVRTPNTLNTDAPGLPTALADAVAELRAAGIALDAPLGAHQFVVRDGKRLPVPGGAGRLGVWNVIEPSWDAAAGGYTEVPFGSSHLQAVGWDGSHCPVARTLLTYSQSSNPNSPHFADQTRLFSGEKWVTSRFCEKDILSSPKLKVVRVHERR; encoded by the coding sequence ATGCGCAGCCGCCTGAGACGACTCGTTCTCGGGGCCACGGCCCTGTTCACCGCCGCGTCCGCGTTACCCGCGGCCGCCGCCACGACCCAGCAGCGAGCAGAGCAACACCCCTCCCGCGACGGCATGTCCGCCGTCATCCGCTACACCGAGTACGGCATTCCGCACATCGTCGCGAAGGACCACGCGGACCTGGGCTTCGGTACGGGCTGGGCGCAGGCCGCCGACGAGGTGTGCACGCTCGCCGACGGGTTCGTGACCCTGCGGGGCGAGCGGTCCCGGTACTTCGGTGCCGACGCGCCCGCCGGCGGCGATCTCTCGGCGGCCAGGACGAACCTCGCCAGCGACCTGTACTTCCGCGGGGTGCGCGAGAGCCGCACCATTCAGAAGCTGCTCGCCGAGCGCGCGCCCGTGGGCCCCAGCCGTGAGGTCCGGGACATGATGCGCGGCTGGGCGGCCGGTTACAACGCCCGGCTGAAGCAGCAGAAGATCACGGATCCGGCCTGTGCGGGCGCGTCCTGGGTCCGGCCGGTCACCGAGCTGGACGTGGCGGCCCGCGGTCTGGCCATCGCCTCGATATCCGGCGAGGGGCGGTTCGTGGACACGATCACGGCCGCGCAGCCGCCGACCGGAGCCACCGCCGCCTCCCGCGCTCCGTCCGCCCGCACGCCGGGCGCCAAGGCCGTGGTGAAGGCAGCGGACGAGCTGTGGGGCGACCCCGGCATGGGCTCCAACGCGGTCGCCTTCCACGGTGACACGACGGCGAACGGCCGTGGTCTGCTGCTGGGCAACCCGCACTACCCGTGGGACGGCGGGCGCCGCTTCTGGCAGTCGCAGCAGACGATCCCGGGTGAGCTGAACGTGTCCGGCGGGTCCCTGCTCGGCACCCCGGCGATCTCCGTCGGGTTCAACGCACATGTGGCGTGGAGCCATACCGTCTCCACCGGCATTCCGGCCAACTTCCACCGGCTGACACTCGATCCGGCCGATCCCACGGTCTACCGCGTGGACGGCAGGCCGGAACGCATGAAGAAGCGGACCGTGACGGTCGCCGTGAAGGACGGCACGCCGGTGACCCGCACCCAGTGGTGGACCCGCTACGGCCCCGTCGTCACCTCCCTCAGCCCGCAGGTCCCGCTGCCGTGGACCGGCGAGACGGCGTACGCCCTGCACGATCCCAACGCCGCGAACCTCCGCTTCCCCGACACCTCGCTCGGCTTCAGCAAGGCGCGGAGCACGGCCGACGTCCTCGCCTCCCTCGACCGGCACCAGGGCCTCCCCTGGGTGAACACGATCGCCGCCGACCGGGCGGGGCACTCCCTCTACACCCAGTCCCAGGTGCTCCCCCGTATCACCGACGAGCTGGCCGGGCGCTGCTCGACGGAACTCGGCAGGACCACGTACCCGGCGTCCGGGATCGCGATCCTCGACGGCTCGCGCGGCGACTGCGCTCTCGGCAGCGACCCCGACGCCGTCGTACCGGGGATCTTCGGCCCGGGGCGGATGCCGACGCTGAAGGACGCTCCGTACGCGGAGAACTCCAACGGCACCGCGTGGATGACCAACGCCGACCGGCCCCTCACCGGCTATGAGCGGATTTTCGGCACGGTGGGCACCCAGCTCGGCCTGCGTACCCGCGGCGCGATCGAGGACGTGGCGGCGATGGCGGACCGCGGCGGCCTGACCGTACGCGACCTGCAACAACAGCAGTTCGCCAACCGGGTGCCCGCGGGTGACCTCGCCGCCGGGGACGTGGCCCGGGCGTGCGCCGCGCTGCCCGGCGGTACGGCGACCGGCGGCGACGGCAAGGCCGTCGACGTGTCGGAGGCCTGCGGAGTGCTGAAGGCGTGGGACCGCACCATGGACACCGGGAGCCGGGGAGCGCTGCTCTTCGACCGGTTCTGGCGCAGGCTCGAACAGGCGGTGCCGGCCGATCGGTTGTGGAAGGTGCCGTTCTCGGCGGCGGACCCGGTCCGCACCCCGAACACCCTGAACACGGACGCCCCCGGTCTCCCCACCGCCCTCGCCGACGCGGTGGCCGAGCTGCGGGCCGCGGGCATCGCGCTCGACGCGCCGCTCGGCGCGCACCAGTTCGTCGTCCGCGACGGGAAGCGCCTGCCCGTGCCGGGCGGCGCGGGACGGCTCGGCGTGTGGAACGTGATCGAGCCGTCGTGGGACGCGGCCGCCGGCGGCTACACGGAGGTGCCGTTCGGGAGCAGCCACCTGCAGGCGGTGGGCTGGGACGGCAGCCACTGCCCGGTGGCGCGCACGCTGCTGACGTACTCCCAGTCGTCGAACCCGAATTCGCCGCACTTCGCCGATCAGACCCGGCTGTTCTCCGGTGAGAAGTGGGTGACGTCGCGCTTCTGCGAGAAGGACATCCTGTCCTCGCCGAAGCTGAAGGTCGTGCGGGTGCACGAGCGCCGCTGA
- a CDS encoding phytoene desaturase family protein, whose protein sequence is MTAPEGPRAHRTYDAVIVGGGHNGLVAAAYLARAGRSVLVLERLDHTGGAAVSTRPFAGVDARLSRYSYLVSLLPKKIVRDLGLDFRVRTRTVSSYTPAERDGRPTGLLVGGGERRTREAFTRLTGSDREYRAWQAFYGMTGRVAQRVFPTLTEPLPTRDELRRRLDDEEAWRVLFEEPIGVAVEEHFADDLVRGVVLTDALIGTFADAHDPSLKQNRCFLYHVIGGGTGDWDVPVGGMGALTDALADTARAAGAVLATGHEALRIATDGRTAEVTYRTAEGEGTVAARHVLVNAAPQALAKLTGDTPPPPAEGAQLKVNMLLKRLPRLRDSSVDPREAFAGTFHIAEGYEQLAAAHAQAAAGDLPATPPSEIYCHSLTDPTILGSGLAEQGYQTLTLFGLHTPARLFERDNDAVREDLLKSTLAQLDAHLAEPLADCLATDADGRPCIEARTPLDLEADLGLPGGNIFHRELSWPYAQDGTGRWGVETGHATVLLCGAGAVRGGGVSGVPGHNAAMAVLENSPE, encoded by the coding sequence ATGACCGCACCCGAGGGACCCCGCGCACACCGGACGTACGACGCTGTCATCGTCGGCGGCGGCCACAACGGCCTGGTCGCCGCCGCCTATCTGGCCCGGGCCGGCCGCTCCGTGCTGGTCCTGGAGCGGCTGGACCACACGGGCGGCGCGGCGGTGTCCACTCGGCCCTTCGCCGGGGTCGACGCCCGGCTGTCCCGCTACTCCTACCTGGTCAGCCTGCTGCCGAAGAAGATCGTCCGGGACCTCGGCCTGGACTTCCGGGTCCGCACCCGCACCGTCTCCTCCTACACACCCGCCGAGCGTGACGGCCGGCCCACCGGACTCCTCGTCGGCGGCGGCGAACGGCGCACCCGGGAGGCGTTCACCCGGCTCACCGGCTCCGACCGCGAGTACCGGGCCTGGCAGGCGTTCTACGGCATGACCGGCCGCGTCGCCCAGCGGGTCTTCCCCACCCTCACGGAGCCACTGCCCACCCGCGACGAACTGCGCCGCCGCCTCGACGACGAGGAGGCCTGGCGGGTGCTGTTCGAGGAGCCGATCGGCGTCGCCGTGGAGGAGCACTTCGCGGACGACCTGGTGCGCGGCGTCGTCCTCACCGACGCGCTCATCGGCACCTTCGCCGACGCCCACGACCCCTCCCTGAAGCAGAACCGCTGCTTCCTCTACCACGTGATCGGCGGCGGCACCGGCGACTGGGACGTGCCGGTCGGCGGCATGGGAGCCCTCACCGACGCCCTCGCCGACACGGCCCGCGCGGCGGGCGCGGTCCTCGCGACCGGCCACGAGGCGCTGCGCATCGCCACGGACGGCCGAACCGCCGAGGTCACGTATCGCACGGCCGAGGGCGAAGGCACCGTCGCCGCCCGGCACGTCCTGGTGAACGCCGCACCGCAGGCCCTGGCGAAACTGACCGGCGACACGCCCCCGCCGCCCGCCGAGGGCGCCCAGCTCAAGGTCAACATGCTGCTCAAGCGGCTGCCGCGGCTGCGCGACAGCTCCGTCGACCCGCGCGAGGCCTTCGCCGGCACCTTCCACATCGCCGAGGGCTACGAGCAACTGGCCGCCGCCCACGCCCAGGCCGCCGCCGGCGACCTGCCCGCCACGCCGCCCTCCGAGATCTACTGCCACTCGCTCACCGACCCGACCATCCTCGGGTCCGGCCTGGCCGAGCAGGGCTACCAGACGCTCACCCTCTTCGGTCTGCACACCCCGGCCCGCCTGTTCGAGCGGGACAACGACGCCGTACGCGAGGACCTGCTGAAGTCCACCCTCGCCCAGCTCGACGCCCACCTGGCCGAACCCCTCGCCGACTGCCTGGCCACCGACGCGGACGGACGTCCCTGCATCGAGGCCCGGACCCCGCTCGACCTGGAGGCGGACCTCGGCCTGCCCGGCGGCAACATCTTCCACCGCGAGCTGAGCTGGCCCTACGCCCAGGACGGCACCGGGCGCTGGGGCGTGGAGACCGGGCACGCCACCGTGCTGCTGTGCGGGGCGGGCGCGGTGCGCGGGGGCGGCGTCAGCGGGGTGCCGGGGCACAACGCGGCCATGGCCGTGCTGGAGAACAGCCCCGAGTGA